In Lates calcarifer isolate ASB-BC8 linkage group LG23, TLL_Latcal_v3, whole genome shotgun sequence, a single genomic region encodes these proteins:
- the LOC108884425 gene encoding receptor-type tyrosine-protein phosphatase H isoform X7, producing the protein MIKPLSIKITSDHLLLCVFLCLLWGTAYSNTTSTPSATLTATVRNGTADSSTTSSTPSATLTATGTADSSTTSSTPSATLTATGTADSSTTSSTPSATLTATGTADYSTTSSTSATLTATGTADYSTTSSTSATLTATGTADYSTTSSTSATLTAPVRKAMGTTEMTSTQSTTLMTPIPTTRSPPPNAENFQWTGQNETSITLQWKKVENILNYTLVFGEKDKNVTATAEDTVIDVVSGLTNAAKYNFTLYTVRDGVRSSGVSLTAVTAPPNAENFQRTTQNETSITLQWKKVENILNYTLVFGEKEKNVTATAEDTVIDVVSGLTSGTENNFTLYTVFGGVRSSGVKLTAVTAPPNAENFQRTTQNETSITLQWRKVRNILDYTLVFGEGEKNVTAKAEDTVIDIVSGLTSGTENNFTLYTVFGGVRSSGVSLTAVTAPSNAENFQRTTQNETSITLQWRKVRNILDYTLVFGEGEKNVTAKAEDTVIDIVSGLTSGTENNFTLYTVFGGVRSSGVKLTAVTAPSNAENFQPTGQNETSITLQWRKVRNILDYTLVFDEGEKNVTAKAEDTVIDIVSGLTSGKEYNFTLYTVFGGVRSSGVNLRAVTAPERVNMVRVTQNDSSITLRWDKVNSISTYVLLYDGNDGPVREDISALPEDITVTHVVSPLTAGKKYYFILTTVFGEVNSTKYTFEAVTVPPKVSSVDVTERSVTSLTLNWENADINWTYLLQINGSTVTFTQDIYPKVSYSVSPLKPGTQYNFSVITVFSGFNSTAYEACTVTTIDCASVPWHVTNSSIHGMVEGLFSNATATYEQTHISPQGSNVSFTGLVPGATYNLFLEYETCSQRFPQCHHTETVRPSSVSAHCDYLGAGYSISVVWIKPNGVWTQVEVNVSGQSHPVPANGEQSIQISGFQPARTYEVTVDTLSGHVRSSAPYVFLCDTDPRGVIAGSVFAVLLFALVCLAVFLVLKRPDLIRKKSFIGGAKLSNPKSKAISVAEFPNHFNQLSADDNRGFSQEYENLVPVGTEQTRKAAVLPENKAKNRFNNVLPYDWCRVRLNTSNPNGTSDYINASYMPGYNSNREYIATQGPLPSTVNDFWRMIWEQRVKGIVMVTNCIEGGRTKCEQYWPGDGKPCHYGELLITTRSEQQETNWTLREFSLKHTETSEKRKVKHFHFTAWPDHGVPQGTKILIQFRELVRWHIEREADGAPTVVHCSAGVGRTGTIIALDVLLQQLVKKRGVGINAFVHKMRLSRPYMVQTESQYVFLHQCIMDSLQPDEKMEENIYENADMIYVNATALRELQTNG; encoded by the exons ATGATCAAGCCTTTGTCTATCAAAATTACCTCAGACCacttgctgctgtgtgtcttcCTGTGTCTTCTCTgg GGTACGGCTTACTCCAACACAACATCAACACCAAGTGCAACGCTGACAGCAACCGTAAGAAAt GGTACTGCTGACTCCAGTACAACATCATCAACACCAAGTGCAACGCTGACAGCAACT ggTACCGCTGACTCCAGTACAACATCATCAACACCAAGTGCAACGCTGACAGCAACC GGTACCGCTGACTCCAGTACAACATCATCAACACCAAGTGCAACGCTGACAGCAACC GGTACCGCTGACTACAGtacaacatcatcaacaagtGCAACGCTGACAGCAACC ggTACCGCTGACTACAGtacaacatcatcaacaagtGCAACGCTGACAGCAACC ggTACTGCTGACTACAGtacaacatcatcaacaagtGCAACGCTGACAGCACCTGTGAGAAAAGCAATGGGAACGACAGAAATGACAAGCACACAGTCAACCACTCTAATGACACCCATTCCAACAACAAGATCAC CTCCTCCTAATGCAGAGAACTTTCAATGGACTGGACAAAATGAGACCAGTATAactctgcagtggaaaaaagtggaaaacatCCTCAACTATACCCTTGTGTTTGGTGAAAAGGATAAAAACGTCACTGCAACAGCAGAGGATACAGTGATAGACGTAGTCTCAGGACTTACAAATGCAGCAAAATACAACTTCACTCTCTACACTGTGCGTGACGGTGTCAGAAGCAGTGGAGTAAGCCTCACTGCAGTCACTG CTCCTCCTAATGCAGAGAACTTTCAACGGACTACACAAAATGAGACCAGTATAactctgcagtggaaaaaagtggaaaacatCCTCAACTATACCCTTGTGTTTggtgaaaaggagaaaaacgtCACTGCAACAGCAGAGGATACAGTGATAGACGTAGTCTCAGGACTTACAAGTGGGACAGAAAACAACTTCACTCTCTACACTGTGTTTGGTGGTGTCAGAAGCAGTGGAGTAAAGCTCACTGCAGTCACTG CTCCTCCTAATGCAGAGAACTTTCAACGGACTACACAAAATGAGACCAGTATAACTCTGCAGTGGAGAAAAGTGAGGAACATCCTCGACTATACACTTGTGTTCGGTGAAGGGGAGAAAAACGTCACTGCAAAAGCAGAGGATACAGTGATAGACATAGTCTCAGGACTTACAAGTGGGACAGAAAACAACTTCACTCTCTACACTGTGTTTGGTGGTGTCAGAAGCAGTGGAGTAAGCCTCACTGCAGTCACTG CTCCTTCTAATGCAGAGAACTTTCAACGGACTACACAAAATGAGACCAGTATAACTCTGCAGTGGAGAAAAGTGAGGAACATCCTCGACTATACACTTGTGTTCGGTGAAGGGGAGAAAAACGTCACTGCAAAAGCAGAGGATACAGTGATAGACATAGTCTCAGGACTTACAAGTGGGACAGAAAACAACTTCACTCTCTACACTGTGTTTGGTGGTGTCAGAAGCAGTGGAGTAAAGCTCACTGCAGTCACTG CTCCTTCTAATGCAGAGAACTTTCAACCGACTGGACAAAATGAGACCAGTATAACTCTGCAGTGGAGAAAAGTGAGGAACATCCTCGACTATACCCTTGTGTTCGATGAAGGGGAGAAAAACGTCACTGCAAAAGCAGAGGATACAGTGATAGACATAGTCTCAGGACTCACAAGTGGGAAAGAATACAACTTCACTCTCTACACTGTGTTTGGTGGTGTCAGAAGCAGTGGAGTAAACCTCAGGGCAGTCACTG CTCCTGAGAGGGTTAACATGGTGAGagtgacacaaaatgacagCAGTATAACTCTGAGGTGGGACAAGGTTAACAGCATCTCAACATATGTCCTACTATATGATGGCAATGATGGTCCGGTACGGGAGGATATCAGCGCGCTTCCTGAAGACATAACTGTTACACATGTCGTCTCTCCGCTTACTGCTGGAAAAAAATACTATTTCATTCTCACCACTGTGTTTGGGGAAGTCAACAGCACTAAATACACATTTGAAGCTGTGACAG TTCCACCAAAGGTGTCTTCGGTTGATGTGACTGAACGCTCTGTGACCAGTCTAACTCTGAACTGGGAAAATGCGGATATAAACTGGACGTACTTGCTTCAGATTAATGGCAGTACTGTGACATTTACCCAGGACATATACCCAAAAGTGTCATATTCAGTCTCACCTCTCAAACCTGGGACACAGTATAACTTCAGTGTGATCACAGTGTTCTCTGGATTCAACAGCACAGCTTATGAAGCCTGCACAGTAACAA cCATAGACTGCGCCAGTGTGCCCTGGCATGTCACTAACTCATCGATCCATGGGATGGTTGAAGGCTTATTCTCAAATGCAACCGCCACTTATGAACAAACTCACATCAGTCCTCAAGGTAGTAATGTGTCATTTACTGGCCTCGTCCCTGGCGCAACCTATAACTTGTTCCTTGAGTACGAAACATGTTCTCAACGCTTTCCACAATGTCACCACACTGAAACAGTGC GTCCTTCAAGTGTAAGTGCTCACTGTGATTACTTGGGAGCTGGCTATTCCATCTCTGTTGTGTGGATTAAACCAAATGGTGTGTGGACTCAAGTGGAGGTCAACGTTTCTGGGCAATCTCACCCAGTACCTGCAAATGGGGAACAGAGTATTCAAATATCTGGATTCCAACCTGCCCGAACATATGAAGTAACTGTAGATACACTGTCTGGGCATGTGAGGAGTTCTGCACcatatgtttttctgtgtgataCTGATCCAAGGG GAGTAATTGCAGGATCAGTATTTGCTGTGCTGCTTTTTGCCCTGGTCTGTCTGGCTGTCTTCCTTGTGTTAAAAAGACCAGATTTAATCAG AAAAAAGTCATTCATTGGTGGGGCCAAACTGTCTAATCCAAAGAGCAA aGCTATATCTGTAGCAGAGTTTCCAAACCACTTCAACCAGTTAAGTGCGGATGACAACAGAGGATTCAGCCAAGAATATGAG AACCTTGTTCCTGTTGGCACAGAGCAGACACGGAAAGCCGCAGTTCTACCTGAAAACAAAGCGAAGAATCGTTTCAACAACGTCCTGCCAT ATGACTGGTGTCGAGTGAGGCTAAATACATCAAATCCCAATGGGACCTCTGACTACATTAATGCCAGTTACATGCCA GGctacaacagcaacagagagtACATTGCCACACAGGGTCCTCTGCCCTCCACCGTCAATGACTTCTGGAGGATGATTTGGGAACAAAGAGTGAAAGGCATCGTCATGGTAACCAACTGCATTGAAGGAGGACGG aCCAAGTGTGAACAATACTGGCCTGGAGACGGCAAGCCTTGCCATTACGGAGAGCTCTTGATCACCACCAGATCTGAGCAACAGGAGACCAACTGGACATTGAGGGAATTTAGTTTGAAACAT ACAGAAACCTCAGAAAAGCggaaagtgaaacattttcacttcacaGCCTGGCCGGACCATGGAGTCCCTCAGGGCACCAAAATCCTGATCCAGTTCAGAGAACTGGTGAGATGGCATATAGAGAGAGAAGCGGATGGAGCACCAACTGTGGTTCACTGCAG TGCTGGAGTGGGGAGGACAGGCACTATCATTGCCCTGGATGTGCTACTTCAGCAGCTAGTCAAAAAAAGGGGAGTGGGCATCAATGCTTTTGTGCACAAGATGAGACTGAGTCGACCATACATGGTGCAGACAGAG tCTCAGTACGTTTTCCTGCACCAGTGCATAATGGACAGTCTGCAGCCAGAcgagaagatggaggagaacaTATATGAGAATGCAGACATGATATATGTCAATGCCACAGCGCTCCGAGAGCTTCAGACAAATGGCTAA
- the LOC108884425 gene encoding receptor-type tyrosine-protein phosphatase H isoform X2 encodes MIKPLSIKITSDHLLLCVFLCLLWGTAYSNTTSTPSATLTATVRNGTADSSTTSSTPSATLTATGTADSSTTSSTPSATLTATGTADSSTTSSTPSATLTATGTADYSTTSSTSATLTATGTADYSTTSSTSATLTATGTADYSTTSSTSATLTATGTADYSTTSSTSATLTAPVRKAMGTTEMTSTQSTTLMTPIPTTRSPPPNAENFQWTGQNETSITLQWKKVENILNYTLVFGEKDKNVTATAEDTVIDVVSGLTNAAKYNFTLYTVRDGVRSSGVSLTAVTAPPNAENFQRTTQNETSITLQWKKVENILNYTLVFGEKEKNVTATAEDTVIDVVSGLTSGTENNFTLYTVFGGVRSSGVKLTAVTAPPNAENFQRTTQNETSITLQWRKVRNILDYTLVFGEGEKNVTAKAEDTVIDIVSGLTSGTENNFTLYTVFGGVRSSGVSLTAVTAPSNAENFQRTTQNETSITLQWRKVRNILDYTLVFGEGEKNVTAKAEDTVIDIVSGLTSGTENNFTLYTVFGGVRSSGVKLTAVTAPSNAENFQPTGQNETSITLQWRKVRNILDYTLVFDEGEKNVTAKAEDTVIDIVSGLTSGKEYNFTLYTVFGGVRSSGVNLRAVTAPERVNMVRVTQNDSSITLRWDKVNSISTYVLLYDGNDGPVREDISALPEDITVTHVVSPLTAGKKYYFILTTVFGEVNSTKYTFEAVTVPPKVSSVDVTERSVTSLTLNWENADINWTYLLQINGSTVTFTQDIYPKVSYSVSPLKPGTQYNFSVITVFSGFNSTAYEACTVTTIDCASVPWHVTNSSIHGMVEGLFSNATATYEQTHISPQGSNVSFTGLVPGATYNLFLEYETCSQRFPQCHHTETVRPSSVSAHCDYLGAGYSISVVWIKPNGVWTQVEVNVSGQSHPVPANGEQSIQISGFQPARTYEVTVDTLSGHVRSSAPYVFLCDTDPRGVIAGSVFAVLLFALVCLAVFLVLKRPDLIRKKSFIGGAKLSNPKSKAISVAEFPNHFNQLSADDNRGFSQEYENLVPVGTEQTRKAAVLPENKAKNRFNNVLPYDWCRVRLNTSNPNGTSDYINASYMPGYNSNREYIATQGPLPSTVNDFWRMIWEQRVKGIVMVTNCIEGGRTKCEQYWPGDGKPCHYGELLITTRSEQQETNWTLREFSLKHTETSEKRKVKHFHFTAWPDHGVPQGTKILIQFRELVRWHIEREADGAPTVVHCSAGVGRTGTIIALDVLLQQLVKKRGVGINAFVHKMRLSRPYMVQTESQYVFLHQCIMDSLQPDEKMEENIYENADMIYVNATALRELQTNG; translated from the exons ATGATCAAGCCTTTGTCTATCAAAATTACCTCAGACCacttgctgctgtgtgtcttcCTGTGTCTTCTCTgg GGTACGGCTTACTCCAACACAACATCAACACCAAGTGCAACGCTGACAGCAACCGTAAGAAAt GGTACTGCTGACTCCAGTACAACATCATCAACACCAAGTGCAACGCTGACAGCAACT ggTACCGCTGACTCCAGTACAACATCATCAACACCAAGTGCAACGCTGACAGCAACC GGTACCGCTGACTCCAGTACAACATCATCAACACCAAGTGCAACGCTGACAGCAACC ggTACCGCTGACTACAGtacaacatcatcaacaagtGCAACGCTGACAGCAACC GGTACCGCTGACTACAGtacaacatcatcaacaagtGCAACGCTGACAGCAACC ggTACCGCTGACTACAGtacaacatcatcaacaagtGCAACGCTGACAGCAACC ggTACTGCTGACTACAGtacaacatcatcaacaagtGCAACGCTGACAGCACCTGTGAGAAAAGCAATGGGAACGACAGAAATGACAAGCACACAGTCAACCACTCTAATGACACCCATTCCAACAACAAGATCAC CTCCTCCTAATGCAGAGAACTTTCAATGGACTGGACAAAATGAGACCAGTATAactctgcagtggaaaaaagtggaaaacatCCTCAACTATACCCTTGTGTTTGGTGAAAAGGATAAAAACGTCACTGCAACAGCAGAGGATACAGTGATAGACGTAGTCTCAGGACTTACAAATGCAGCAAAATACAACTTCACTCTCTACACTGTGCGTGACGGTGTCAGAAGCAGTGGAGTAAGCCTCACTGCAGTCACTG CTCCTCCTAATGCAGAGAACTTTCAACGGACTACACAAAATGAGACCAGTATAactctgcagtggaaaaaagtggaaaacatCCTCAACTATACCCTTGTGTTTggtgaaaaggagaaaaacgtCACTGCAACAGCAGAGGATACAGTGATAGACGTAGTCTCAGGACTTACAAGTGGGACAGAAAACAACTTCACTCTCTACACTGTGTTTGGTGGTGTCAGAAGCAGTGGAGTAAAGCTCACTGCAGTCACTG CTCCTCCTAATGCAGAGAACTTTCAACGGACTACACAAAATGAGACCAGTATAACTCTGCAGTGGAGAAAAGTGAGGAACATCCTCGACTATACACTTGTGTTCGGTGAAGGGGAGAAAAACGTCACTGCAAAAGCAGAGGATACAGTGATAGACATAGTCTCAGGACTTACAAGTGGGACAGAAAACAACTTCACTCTCTACACTGTGTTTGGTGGTGTCAGAAGCAGTGGAGTAAGCCTCACTGCAGTCACTG CTCCTTCTAATGCAGAGAACTTTCAACGGACTACACAAAATGAGACCAGTATAACTCTGCAGTGGAGAAAAGTGAGGAACATCCTCGACTATACACTTGTGTTCGGTGAAGGGGAGAAAAACGTCACTGCAAAAGCAGAGGATACAGTGATAGACATAGTCTCAGGACTTACAAGTGGGACAGAAAACAACTTCACTCTCTACACTGTGTTTGGTGGTGTCAGAAGCAGTGGAGTAAAGCTCACTGCAGTCACTG CTCCTTCTAATGCAGAGAACTTTCAACCGACTGGACAAAATGAGACCAGTATAACTCTGCAGTGGAGAAAAGTGAGGAACATCCTCGACTATACCCTTGTGTTCGATGAAGGGGAGAAAAACGTCACTGCAAAAGCAGAGGATACAGTGATAGACATAGTCTCAGGACTCACAAGTGGGAAAGAATACAACTTCACTCTCTACACTGTGTTTGGTGGTGTCAGAAGCAGTGGAGTAAACCTCAGGGCAGTCACTG CTCCTGAGAGGGTTAACATGGTGAGagtgacacaaaatgacagCAGTATAACTCTGAGGTGGGACAAGGTTAACAGCATCTCAACATATGTCCTACTATATGATGGCAATGATGGTCCGGTACGGGAGGATATCAGCGCGCTTCCTGAAGACATAACTGTTACACATGTCGTCTCTCCGCTTACTGCTGGAAAAAAATACTATTTCATTCTCACCACTGTGTTTGGGGAAGTCAACAGCACTAAATACACATTTGAAGCTGTGACAG TTCCACCAAAGGTGTCTTCGGTTGATGTGACTGAACGCTCTGTGACCAGTCTAACTCTGAACTGGGAAAATGCGGATATAAACTGGACGTACTTGCTTCAGATTAATGGCAGTACTGTGACATTTACCCAGGACATATACCCAAAAGTGTCATATTCAGTCTCACCTCTCAAACCTGGGACACAGTATAACTTCAGTGTGATCACAGTGTTCTCTGGATTCAACAGCACAGCTTATGAAGCCTGCACAGTAACAA cCATAGACTGCGCCAGTGTGCCCTGGCATGTCACTAACTCATCGATCCATGGGATGGTTGAAGGCTTATTCTCAAATGCAACCGCCACTTATGAACAAACTCACATCAGTCCTCAAGGTAGTAATGTGTCATTTACTGGCCTCGTCCCTGGCGCAACCTATAACTTGTTCCTTGAGTACGAAACATGTTCTCAACGCTTTCCACAATGTCACCACACTGAAACAGTGC GTCCTTCAAGTGTAAGTGCTCACTGTGATTACTTGGGAGCTGGCTATTCCATCTCTGTTGTGTGGATTAAACCAAATGGTGTGTGGACTCAAGTGGAGGTCAACGTTTCTGGGCAATCTCACCCAGTACCTGCAAATGGGGAACAGAGTATTCAAATATCTGGATTCCAACCTGCCCGAACATATGAAGTAACTGTAGATACACTGTCTGGGCATGTGAGGAGTTCTGCACcatatgtttttctgtgtgataCTGATCCAAGGG GAGTAATTGCAGGATCAGTATTTGCTGTGCTGCTTTTTGCCCTGGTCTGTCTGGCTGTCTTCCTTGTGTTAAAAAGACCAGATTTAATCAG AAAAAAGTCATTCATTGGTGGGGCCAAACTGTCTAATCCAAAGAGCAA aGCTATATCTGTAGCAGAGTTTCCAAACCACTTCAACCAGTTAAGTGCGGATGACAACAGAGGATTCAGCCAAGAATATGAG AACCTTGTTCCTGTTGGCACAGAGCAGACACGGAAAGCCGCAGTTCTACCTGAAAACAAAGCGAAGAATCGTTTCAACAACGTCCTGCCAT ATGACTGGTGTCGAGTGAGGCTAAATACATCAAATCCCAATGGGACCTCTGACTACATTAATGCCAGTTACATGCCA GGctacaacagcaacagagagtACATTGCCACACAGGGTCCTCTGCCCTCCACCGTCAATGACTTCTGGAGGATGATTTGGGAACAAAGAGTGAAAGGCATCGTCATGGTAACCAACTGCATTGAAGGAGGACGG aCCAAGTGTGAACAATACTGGCCTGGAGACGGCAAGCCTTGCCATTACGGAGAGCTCTTGATCACCACCAGATCTGAGCAACAGGAGACCAACTGGACATTGAGGGAATTTAGTTTGAAACAT ACAGAAACCTCAGAAAAGCggaaagtgaaacattttcacttcacaGCCTGGCCGGACCATGGAGTCCCTCAGGGCACCAAAATCCTGATCCAGTTCAGAGAACTGGTGAGATGGCATATAGAGAGAGAAGCGGATGGAGCACCAACTGTGGTTCACTGCAG TGCTGGAGTGGGGAGGACAGGCACTATCATTGCCCTGGATGTGCTACTTCAGCAGCTAGTCAAAAAAAGGGGAGTGGGCATCAATGCTTTTGTGCACAAGATGAGACTGAGTCGACCATACATGGTGCAGACAGAG tCTCAGTACGTTTTCCTGCACCAGTGCATAATGGACAGTCTGCAGCCAGAcgagaagatggaggagaacaTATATGAGAATGCAGACATGATATATGTCAATGCCACAGCGCTCCGAGAGCTTCAGACAAATGGCTAA